A single region of the Plectropomus leopardus isolate mb unplaced genomic scaffold, YSFRI_Pleo_2.0 unplaced_scaffold26082, whole genome shotgun sequence genome encodes:
- the LOC121966847 gene encoding carboxy-terminal domain RNA polymerase II polypeptide A small phosphatase 2-like, producing SNLLPPHLPPPSSGLHQYADPVTDLLDQCGVFRTRLFRESCVFHQGCYVKDLSRLGRDLHKTLILDNSPASYIFHPNNAVPVVSWFDDVDDAELLNLLPVFEELSQADNVYTQLDQLRGH from the exons TCCAACCTGCTTCCCCCCCACctgccccctccctcctctggcCTCCACCAGTATGCAGACCCAGTTACGGACCTGCTGGATCAGTGTGGTGTATTCCGGACCCGGCTGTTCCGGGAATCTTGTGTATTCCACCAGGGCTGCTACGTTAAAGATTTGAGCCGCCTGGGACGAGACCTCCACAAAACCCTCATCCTGGATAACTCTCCTGCCTCCTACATCTTCCACCCGAATAATGCT GTTCCTGTGGTGTCGTGGTTTGACGACGTCGACGACGCCGAGCTGCTCAACCTTCTGCCTGTGTTTGAGGAACTGAGTCAAGCTGATAATGTTTACACCCAGCTGGACCAGCTTCGTGGACATTAA